One Syntrophales bacterium DNA segment encodes these proteins:
- a CDS encoding site-2 protease family protein, with protein sequence MGLLNLLIRDPLAFVLLAIPLLYSIIIHELAHGWVAWKMGDPTAKAMGRLTLNPISHLDPIGTLMLFLFGFGWAKPVPFNLSYIRDTRRGLILVSSAGIVANMILAFLAFLLYRILDPQPAGTVATLLYYMAKINIILAAFNLIPIPPLDGSKILMGFTSVRFQYALARIEPFGFFIIIGLLLLGVLDPVIRFFQAVILALIGFLLP encoded by the coding sequence ATGGGACTGTTGAACCTGCTCATCCGGGATCCGCTGGCATTTGTGCTCCTGGCGATCCCGCTGTTGTATTCCATCATCATCCACGAACTGGCACACGGCTGGGTCGCATGGAAAATGGGGGATCCCACCGCAAAAGCCATGGGCCGGCTGACGCTGAATCCCATCAGCCACCTCGACCCGATCGGGACGCTGATGCTGTTTCTCTTCGGTTTCGGCTGGGCAAAGCCGGTGCCCTTCAACCTCTCCTATATCCGGGACACCCGCAGGGGCCTCATCCTGGTTTCCTCGGCGGGGATCGTCGCCAACATGATCCTGGCCTTCCTCGCTTTTCTCCTGTACCGGATCCTCGATCCGCAGCCGGCCGGGACGGTCGCCACGCTTCTCTATTACATGGCGAAAATCAACATCATCCTGGCCGCCTTCAACCTGATCCCCATTCCGCCGCTCGACGGGTCGAAAATCCTCATGGGCTTTACATCCGTGAGGTTTCAGTATGCCCTGGCCCGGATCGAGCCCTTCGGATTCTTCATCATCATCGGCCTTCTCCTGCTCGGCGTCCTGGACCCGGTCATCCGCTTCTTCCAGGCGGTGATCCTGGCCCTGATCGGTTTCCTGCTTCCCTGA